A section of the Bacteroidetes Order II. bacterium genome encodes:
- a CDS encoding dihydroorotate dehydrogenase-like protein: protein MDLRTTYMGLELRSPIVVSACPLSEDLDNILKMEDYGAGAVVLFSLFEEQIRQEHAHYDAIMAATNHMFAEAADFFPELDDYHVGSAQYLELIRQAKERVDMPVIASLNGITNEGWIQYAAEMEAAGADGLEMNVFWIPADIRLRGDEVEARYLEIIRAVKAAVRIPVAFKLNPYFSGIAHFADQASKNGADALVLFNRFYQPDFDIHKLKVLHNLRFSDAAEIRLPLLWIAVLYHRIGASLAATTGVQSASEVVKYLLAGADVAMTASALYKYGIGYLKNMHHDLEEWMQEMGFASVEAFKGVMSQQNISDPVAYERANYIRILENAKP from the coding sequence ATGGACTTACGGACTACTTATATGGGCCTTGAACTTCGGTCTCCGATCGTTGTCTCCGCATGCCCCCTCTCCGAAGACTTGGACAATATCTTGAAGATGGAAGACTACGGTGCAGGCGCGGTGGTACTTTTCTCACTCTTCGAGGAGCAAATCCGGCAAGAACATGCACACTACGATGCCATTATGGCAGCTACCAATCATATGTTTGCCGAAGCAGCAGATTTTTTTCCTGAACTGGACGATTATCATGTGGGATCAGCGCAATACTTAGAATTGATTCGTCAGGCCAAAGAGCGCGTGGACATGCCCGTCATTGCAAGCCTAAACGGTATCACAAACGAGGGCTGGATTCAGTATGCCGCCGAGATGGAGGCCGCAGGTGCCGATGGCTTGGAAATGAATGTCTTTTGGATTCCGGCGGATATTAGGCTTCGGGGAGACGAGGTGGAAGCACGATATTTAGAGATTATTCGAGCCGTAAAAGCGGCAGTCCGCATACCTGTTGCCTTTAAACTAAATCCGTATTTTAGTGGAATAGCACATTTTGCCGACCAAGCCAGTAAGAATGGGGCAGATGCGTTGGTTTTGTTTAATCGCTTTTATCAACCCGATTTCGATATTCACAAGTTGAAGGTACTACACAACCTACGTTTCTCGGACGCCGCCGAAATTCGTCTGCCCTTGCTTTGGATTGCCGTTTTGTACCATCGCATTGGGGCCTCATTGGCCGCAACAACGGGCGTCCAAAGTGCCAGCGAGGTGGTAAAGTACCTGCTCGCAGGAGCCGATGTTGCCATGACGGCATCGGCTTTGTATAAATATGGCATCGGCTATCTAAAAAACATGCACCATGACTTAGAGGAGTGGATGCAGGAAATGGGATTTGCAAGCGTAGAAGCCTTTAAAGGGGTGATGAGTCAACAAAATATTTCTGACCCTGTAGCCTATGAACGCGCCAATTATATACGCATTTTGGAAAACGCCAAACCCTGA
- a CDS encoding EcsC family protein, producing MPFMKLTDYEKKALKEIDKWHGGGSSLVQQMMDWAMMPVDWAVNQFVPENLLIEADGLITKGLEVLNDASQWTYTEHSILERAQKSEISLEKIEDLQEQPLEKLDELARSYFDENALLAAIQGGGMSLGGPVLLLADVPLLFTINFRLIQQIGACYGFSMRGDQFTPLVLSIYNVASSGGQTAKKDALREISVAAAAFANEMNYKGRKGANFQDQNRHLPREIAKNLIGAKLGQMIPLAGIAIGAGVNYWFTSQTALTTFMLFRQLYIERKERM from the coding sequence ATTCCTTTTATGAAACTGACTGACTACGAAAAAAAAGCCCTGAAAGAAATTGACAAATGGCATGGTGGGGGTTCCAGTTTAGTCCAACAGATGATGGACTGGGCAATGATGCCAGTGGATTGGGCCGTGAACCAATTTGTTCCAGAAAATTTGCTTATTGAAGCCGATGGATTAATCACAAAGGGCTTGGAAGTCTTGAATGATGCGTCGCAATGGACCTACACCGAGCATTCTATTCTGGAGCGCGCACAAAAATCTGAAATCAGCTTAGAAAAGATTGAGGATTTACAGGAACAGCCCCTCGAAAAACTGGATGAACTGGCGCGGTCTTACTTTGATGAAAATGCCTTGTTGGCGGCAATTCAGGGTGGTGGAATGAGCCTTGGTGGCCCTGTCTTGTTACTGGCCGACGTACCGCTGCTTTTCACCATCAATTTCCGATTGATCCAGCAAATTGGCGCTTGTTATGGCTTTTCCATGCGCGGCGACCAATTTACCCCGCTTGTGTTGTCTATTTATAATGTGGCTTCTTCCGGTGGCCAAACCGCCAAAAAAGATGCTTTGCGTGAAATAAGTGTGGCTGCGGCGGCATTTGCGAACGAAATGAACTATAAAGGACGAAAAGGAGCAAACTTCCAAGATCAGAATCGTCATTTGCCCCGCGAAATTGCCAAGAATCTTATCGGAGCAAAATTGGGACAAATGATTCCATTGGCTGGTATTGCAATTGGTGCAGGGGTAAATTACTGGTTTACTTCACAAACTGCGCTAACTACGTTTATGTTGTTTCGTCAGTTGTACATCGAACGGAAAGAACGCATGTAG
- a CDS encoding sigma-54-dependent Fis family transcriptional regulator codes for MKFLIYVVDDDRHYARLLSYQLEKGTENEVRVYNSGEDVLAVMDDRPDLILLDIMMPGIDGIQTLKEIKRRMPEAAVVMVSAQGTLDIAIEAMKSGAYDYITKGQDDFVKLNNIVRNVTEKISLAREVENLRGEVAQRYGLNEIVGDSPSMESVYRLLQKSLRGDLTVAIQGESGTGKELIARAIHYNSARRRGPFVVVNCAAIPHELMESEFFGHEKGSFTGAIARKTGKFEQAHGGTIFLDEISELDLGLQAKLLRALQSREITRVGGNDTFMFDARVISATNREILQMIREGKFREDLYYRLFQFPITLPPLRERGQDVLVLAQHFLKEYRKAKPDTIAKRLSSEATRSILEYNWPGNVRELKSVIERALLVADTEEIMTEDLMLHLSLSIKPWEERSGSREKPPTTETSVQPAKPEFDESVMETPSTIEVLLGTKQDDTIVSLDDLKRQAVERAYRLCEGNVDKAAVELGIGRATMYRLLKKFGILDI; via the coding sequence ATGAAATTCTTGATATACGTCGTGGATGACGATCGGCATTATGCCCGATTGCTTAGCTACCAACTCGAAAAGGGTACCGAAAATGAGGTTCGGGTGTATAATAGTGGGGAAGATGTCCTGGCTGTCATGGACGACCGTCCCGATCTAATCCTTTTAGACATTATGATGCCGGGTATTGATGGGATTCAAACCCTGAAGGAAATTAAGCGTCGTATGCCCGAAGCAGCCGTGGTGATGGTTTCTGCGCAAGGTACTTTAGACATTGCCATCGAAGCCATGAAAAGTGGCGCCTATGATTATATCACGAAGGGGCAAGATGATTTTGTAAAGCTGAACAATATTGTTCGGAATGTTACCGAAAAAATTTCGTTGGCCCGCGAGGTGGAAAATCTGCGCGGCGAAGTGGCCCAACGATATGGCCTTAACGAAATCGTGGGCGACTCGCCTTCCATGGAAAGTGTGTACCGCCTCCTTCAAAAGTCCTTACGTGGCGATCTTACAGTGGCCATTCAGGGCGAAAGCGGAACTGGCAAAGAGCTTATTGCGCGTGCCATCCACTACAATTCGGCACGACGCCGAGGGCCATTTGTGGTGGTAAACTGTGCTGCTATTCCACATGAACTAATGGAAAGCGAGTTTTTTGGTCATGAAAAAGGCTCGTTTACAGGGGCCATCGCCCGAAAAACGGGTAAGTTTGAACAAGCACATGGTGGGACTATTTTTCTCGACGAGATTTCGGAATTGGATCTGGGGCTGCAAGCCAAGTTGTTACGCGCCCTCCAGAGCCGCGAAATTACCCGTGTGGGGGGGAATGACACCTTTATGTTTGATGCCCGCGTCATATCGGCCACCAACCGCGAAATCCTTCAAATGATCCGCGAAGGCAAGTTCCGCGAAGACTTGTATTACCGCCTCTTCCAATTCCCCATCACACTCCCGCCATTACGTGAACGTGGACAAGACGTTTTGGTGTTGGCGCAACATTTTCTAAAAGAATACCGGAAAGCCAAGCCGGATACCATTGCCAAGCGCCTATCTTCCGAGGCTACACGGTCTATTTTGGAGTACAATTGGCCGGGCAATGTCCGTGAGTTGAAAAGTGTCATAGAACGTGCGCTTTTGGTGGCGGATACCGAGGAAATTATGACGGAAGACCTCATGCTTCACCTCTCCCTTTCCATTAAGCCTTGGGAAGAACGGAGTGGTTCGCGTGAAAAACCGCCCACTACCGAAACCTCGGTTCAACCAGCGAAACCTGAGTTTGATGAGTCCGTAATGGAAACACCTTCTACAATAGAGGTCTTACTGGGAACCAAACAGGACGACACCATCGTTTCTTTAGATGATCTAAAGCGGCAGGCGGTGGAGCGGGCCTATCGGCTATGTGAGGGCAATGTGGACAAAGCCGCTGTTGAACTTGGCATTGGCCGTGCCACCATGTACCGTCTCCTGAAGAAATTTGGTATTTTGGACATTTAA
- a CDS encoding sigma-70 family RNA polymerase sigma factor yields MTDQISTGQSSAPSASSVQDRTWVEQALIGNEVAFQRLMNKYREPIWHHIRKMIRNDEEVDDLVQEAFIKAFSSLGSYSTQFAFSTWLYKIATNHTIDFLRKRRLKTISIDKPVQTKDGEMELEIPDVEYRPDRHIVEDQRNRLIEEAIAKLPEKYHRVIVMRHQQEMSYEEIADQLSLPLGTVKAHIFRAREMLYRFLKDNRTSLEF; encoded by the coding sequence ATGACGGATCAAATATCCACCGGACAATCGTCCGCGCCCTCTGCCTCAAGTGTACAAGACCGTACGTGGGTGGAGCAGGCCCTGATCGGAAACGAAGTGGCCTTTCAGCGTCTGATGAATAAATATCGTGAGCCCATCTGGCACCACATCCGAAAAATGATCCGGAACGACGAAGAAGTGGATGATCTGGTGCAAGAGGCGTTTATCAAAGCCTTCTCTTCGCTTGGTTCGTACTCCACACAATTTGCCTTTTCGACTTGGTTGTACAAAATAGCCACGAATCACACAATAGACTTCTTGCGGAAGCGGCGCCTTAAAACCATTTCCATAGACAAGCCGGTTCAGACGAAAGACGGAGAAATGGAGTTGGAAATTCCGGATGTGGAGTATCGCCCAGATCGCCATATTGTGGAAGATCAGCGCAATCGTCTGATTGAAGAGGCGATCGCCAAGTTACCAGAAAAATACCATCGTGTTATAGTGATGCGCCACCAGCAAGAAATGAGCTACGAGGAAATTGCCGATCAACTAAGTTTGCCCTTAGGAACCGTAAAGGCACATATCTTCCGTGCGCGTGAAATGCTGTATCGTTTTCTAAAAGACAACAGAACGTCTTTAGAATTTTAA
- a CDS encoding C40 family peptidase, translating to MRIPQYIGLCWIGLVFITTGCNSTAPSVKPATPVPPSALLDAAQEIQKTFAPDGRVAHFQTDFLPRGTRWVLKGETNLPVAKLALLQKIAQLGMVVTDSLQLLPNTTVGEKAWAIANNAVINLRYKPEHAAEMATQVLLGQLVQVLKAEDYWYWVQTPDGYLAWVEGGALHRLTQSAKKQYEAAPKMVYLRPFGFSFSRPDERSEPVSDLTAGNILVIVREEGMFFQVNYPDGRMGFVPKADAMPYDLWQTQTRATSASLVEAARRLMGVPYLWGGTSAKGVDCSGFTKTIYAMNGLMLQRDASQQAHEGILVDETGDFSHLQPGDLLFFGKKATPNSRERVIHVGLWIGEGRFIHASSRVQINSMIPEHTDYSAYERGRYLYARRMLGHVPEVRLSVPLVPQ from the coding sequence ATGCGGATACCCCAATATATCGGCCTGTGCTGGATTGGATTGGTTTTCATAACGACTGGATGCAACAGTACCGCGCCTTCCGTAAAACCAGCCACTCCTGTACCACCAAGTGCTCTTCTGGATGCTGCCCAGGAAATTCAAAAGACCTTTGCCCCAGATGGTCGAGTAGCCCATTTCCAAACAGATTTTCTGCCTCGTGGTACTCGGTGGGTACTGAAAGGTGAGACGAATCTGCCCGTTGCAAAATTGGCATTGCTGCAAAAAATAGCCCAACTCGGCATGGTAGTGACCGATAGCCTACAGTTGTTGCCCAATACCACTGTCGGCGAAAAAGCGTGGGCCATTGCCAATAATGCCGTTATCAATTTGCGCTATAAGCCTGAACATGCCGCCGAGATGGCCACACAAGTATTACTGGGGCAATTGGTACAGGTTCTTAAAGCAGAAGATTATTGGTATTGGGTACAAACACCCGATGGCTATTTGGCATGGGTGGAGGGAGGAGCCTTACATCGCCTCACGCAGTCAGCCAAAAAACAATATGAAGCGGCACCCAAAATGGTGTATTTACGTCCTTTTGGATTTTCTTTTTCCCGACCTGATGAACGGAGTGAACCTGTCTCGGATCTGACTGCGGGCAATATTTTGGTGATTGTACGGGAGGAAGGCATGTTTTTTCAGGTGAATTACCCTGATGGTCGTATGGGGTTTGTCCCTAAGGCGGATGCAATGCCCTATGATTTATGGCAAACACAAACGCGGGCTACCTCGGCCTCTTTGGTCGAAGCCGCACGCCGTTTAATGGGCGTGCCGTATCTGTGGGGCGGCACATCGGCGAAAGGAGTGGATTGTAGTGGATTTACCAAAACCATTTATGCCATGAATGGCTTAATGCTCCAACGGGATGCATCACAACAAGCACATGAAGGTATTTTGGTGGATGAAACGGGCGATTTCTCCCACCTTCAGCCCGGAGACTTATTGTTCTTCGGCAAAAAAGCCACCCCAAATAGCCGAGAACGGGTCATTCATGTGGGCTTATGGATTGGAGAAGGACGTTTTATCCATGCTTCCTCACGAGTCCAGATCAACAGTATGATTCCGGAACATACGGACTATAGTGCCTACGAACGCGGTAGGTACTTGTATGCCCGCCGGATGCTGGGCCATGTTCCCGAGGTTCGTTTGTCTGTACCCCTCGTGCCGCAATAA